The Pseudanabaena sp. ABRG5-3 genome includes the window TGCGTTGGAAGTAGTAGAACTAGGAAAAGTAGTTGAAAGTGCATATGCCATTAGTGGACAATGGGGAAGATGGGAAATAGTCTTGAAATGGGTACAAGAAGCCTCACAAATTATTGGAGATGAGGCGATCAAAGCCTTTGCTTTACATCAGAGGGGAACTCGCGCACTTTGCTTAAATCAAATGGAGAGCGCACAGAAATATTTAACTCAAGCACTGGTAATTAGAGAATCTATTGGCGATCAAGCTAGCATTGGAGTAACAAAACATAATCTTAATCTGATTCTAAAAACACCTTCAGGTTCTCCAAAAAAGTCTTCAAACAATAACTCGTCATTACTTTGGAAAAGCAGCATACCAATTTTTTTGTTGGTGATGATTAGCTTTGGGCTTCTGAGGCAGACTAATACAACTCCAACCACAAATCCAGAGCTTCTTAAGCAAAGCATAGAGTCTCTTTGGCAAGGCGTAAAGTCTCTTAGTGATACTCAACTACTAAATCTAATTTCAATATTTCAAGAATCTTTTGGACAAGGAATGAAGTCTTTTGGTGGCTCACTTGTGAATCTACTACCAAAGCTGAAATCAATAGAGCTTTCCTCTCAAACAGTCAAAGCGGGGGAAAGTGTAAAAGTTAGAGTAGTTTTAGATAATCCTGTAACTCCTGAAACTTCAAAGATTGAACTAGTAAGTAGTAATTTTAGGGTTAAAGAAGCTAGTGGGAATATTAACAACAACATTGAAGTGGGTAAAAATTATGGAGAGTTTGAATTTTCGATTCCTCAAGATTTACAAGATTTTCCAGAAATTACTATTTCAGCTATTTATAATGGCGAACGGAAAAATGTAACATTAAAAGTTATAAAACAAGAACCAGAAGCAATAAGTATTGAAGACTTAAGATTTCAAGAAAATTCAATTAAGCAGTGTATGAATAAAGACAATATAACTACCAATCTAGAAGTTTTGTTAAATAAATCTATACAATCTGGAGAAAGAGAAATTGCTCTTGCTTCATCTAATCCAAATATTATATTCTCCAAAAAAGTTCCAATTACTGACGAAGATACAAATCCTAAAATAATTCCAGTAACCATTACAACACCTAAACAACAAACATTAGGTCAACAAGTAGTAAATATATCTGCTGCATTGATACCTCAATCCCAAAACATAAATTCTCTCTCTCAGAAAAAAACAGCATCTCTAACTATCGAATATATAAAACCTCCTGTCTTGAAAAATATTAAACTCGAAAAAAAAGTTATTACTGTTGATTTTGACAATACTATTAAGGGAACTTCCATTTATAGTAATTCCTTTGTTATAGGAACTGTTGAAGTAGATTCATTTATGACGAACAAAGGGATTTTAGAAATAAGTAGTAACCAGAAAGATCGTATCTCAAAACCTGAGATAACATCTAATGGGAAAATATTCAAATTTAAATTTTCATTACAAAAGCTGAAAGGTGATTCACCTTCTAAATCTATACCAATTACAATTACTGCAATATATTCAGATTCTTCTATAACAAATACGTGCGCCCCCGCCCCAATCTCCGAAACAATTACTTTAGACTTCCCCATTTAATTTTAAATCTATAGAAATTTTTGATAATAAATTTATTACTAGCAATTACATATACTGAATTTTATTTTTGAGAATCTTTTCCTCAACATCATTAATTTTTAATTCGTGTGATCGCATTTTTGGTGATGAATTTAGAGATCGCAGTTTTATCTACAAGGCTCAATTTGCGATCGCAATTTTTGGTGATGAATTTAGCGACACTATGTATGGTGATATAGTAGCTTTATGGCTGTCATCTCGCCGTTAATTCAGGGACATCATAAGATTCATGGACGTAAAAGCCGCAGTCGCCTTCGCCGCAGGACAACCCCTCAAAATTGAGACCGTACAACTAGATCCCCCCAAAGCAGGAGAAGTCCTTGTCGAGATCAAAGCCACAGGAGTCTGTCACACCGACGCATTTACCCTCTCAGGAGATGACCCCGAAGGACTATTTCCCGCCATCCTCGGACATGAAGGCGCAGGTGTCGTTGTCGAAGTCGGTGCAGGTGTTACCTCTCTCAAAGCAGGCGATCGCGTCATTCCCCTCTACACCCCCGAATGTCGCAACTGCTCCTACTGTCTCAGTGGAAAAACCAACCTCTGCCAAGCAATTCGCGTTACCCAAGGTCAAGGCTTAATGCCCGATGGAACCAGCCGCTTCTCGATTAATGGCGAAAAAATCCATCATTATATGGGAACCTCCACCTTTGCAAATTACACAGTTCTCCCTGAAATTGCCCTCGCCAAAATCCGCGATGATGCCCCCTTCGAGAAAGTCTGCTACATCGGCTGCGGAGTCACGACTGGCATCGGTGCAGTCATTAATACTGCCAAAGTCGAAGTTGGTTCCAATGTCGTGATCTTTGGTCTAGGAGGCATCGGTTTAAACGTGATCCAAGCATGTCGCATGGTCGGCGCAAACATGATCGTCGGCGTAGATATTAATCCAAAAAAACGCGCCCTTGCCGAAAAGATGGGCATGACCCATTTTGTGAATCCTTTAGAAGTAGAAGGCGATCTCGTTCCCTATCTCGTTGACCTAACTAAAGGCGGTGCAGACTACACCTTTGAATGTATCGGCAGAACCCAAACCATGCGCCAAGCTCTCGAATGCTGTCACAAAGGTTGGGGTGTCAGCGTGATTGTCGGTGTCGCAGGCGCAGGACAAGAAATCAGCACCAGACCATTCCAATTAGTCACAGGTCGAGTCTGGAAAGGTACAGCCTTTGGTGGCGCAAAAGGACGGACTGATGTTCCCAAAATTGTCGATTGGTACATGGAAGGTAAAATCGATATTGATAGTTTGATTACGAATGTAATGCCGATTGAGCAGATCAATGAGGCTTTCGATATGATGCACAGAGGCGATGCAATTCGGACTGTACTCACATTCTAAAAAAGAGAAGCCTCGCGATGCGAGGCTTCTCTTTTACAATCAAAAAGCGCTATGCGCTATTTCCAACTAGACAGCCGCGAAGTTAGCAGCGACAAAATCCCAGTTGATTAGCTTTTCAACAAAGTTAGCCATGAAGTTAGGACGGCTATTTTGGAAGTCCAAATAGTAAGCATGTTCCCAAACATCCATAGTCAACAAAGGAACTTGACCTTCATGGATCAAAGGATTTTCAGCGTTAGGAGTCTTGGTGATTTTCAATGTACCGCCTTCAGCAACGAGCCATGCCCAGCCGCTACCAAATTGAGTTGCACCAGCATTTTTAAATTCGGTCTTAAAGTTATCCAAGCTACCAAAGCTCGCATTGATAGCATCCAACAAAGCACCAGTAGGAGCGCCGCCACCAGCAGGCTTAATACCATTCCAGTAGAAGGTATGATTCCAAACTTGAGCTGCGTTATTGAAGATTCCAGCTTTGCCTTCTTTGTAGCTAATCTTGATGATTTCTTCTAAGGATTTGTCAGCAAGATCGGTATCTTTAATCAGGTTGTTGAGGTTGTCAACATACGCTTTATGGTGCTTACCATAGTGAAATGATAGGGTCTCAGCAGACATACCCGAAGCTGCAAGAGCATCTTGGGCATAGGGTAAAGGTGGGAGTTCAAATGCCATTGTTGTTTAACCTGTTAAAGTTTGAAGTGATTTCTCAGCTTTAAGTATTGTTACAATTATAATCGAAATGGTAGATAGTAGTAACTGTTACTTTTTTGTGATCTGCCATACACCATCCCCAATCAAGAATTACTGATGCATGGCTCCACCAATTCTTGACAGCAAAGGGAGTTTTTGGGTGGATTAGATTTGAGAGCCTAAATGCGATCGCTATTTAACAATTTCACATCCAAAGAGTCATTGATTTTCGTAGGTCAAGTACAACGATGAAAAAGTCCAAGGTGATGAGCCTATCAGATCTGCCATGAAGAAAAGAGATTTACTAATAACGGGAATTGCCCTAATCGGTGGCGCATGGCTCTTGAAATCTTGGCGATCGCCATCTATCCATTCGGAAGATTCCCAAGACTTGGCGATCGCCGTAGACTTAGATATAAACTCAACTAAAGCAACCAAGAAATATCCAATTATGAAAACCGAAGAAGAATGGAAGCAAATCCTCACGCCAGAGCAATTTAAAGTTTTACGCAAGCATGGCACTGAGCGAGCCTTTACTAGTCCCCTAGATAAGGAATATGGCAAGGGTACTTACAACTGTGCAGGTTGCGATTTGCCACTGTTTACATCAGATACAAAATTCAATAGTGGCACGGGCTGGCCGAGCTTTTTTCAGCCTATCGAAGGAGCGATCGCCACTACGGTTGACAATTCATTCTTCATGAAGCGTATTGAAGTTCATTGCAGTCGATGCGGTGGTCATTTAGGTCATGTCTTTAATGATGGACCGAAACCAACTGGACAACGCTATTGCATGAATGGCGTATCCCTCAAATTTATTCCTAGCTAAAAACAAAAAGCCTTGCAATGCAAGGCTTTTTGTTTTTTTCATCAACTAGAATCTCATACAAGCTGACATCCTAATTACGCTGTTCAATTCCATTCTGAACATTGGTTACATTAGAAGGAGGACGTGTCCAATTAAAATCACTGATTCGCAACAGAAATTCACCCAGACCTTGATTAGGATTGTATCTGACAATTACTGAATAGGTACGCCTTGCATATTCTAGAGAATAGACAGAATCAAATAAGTTACCAGTATCAAGACTCCAACTTTGCTGAATCCCAACACGAATTGGTCCATAGATCTGCTGTACTATACCTGCGGTAAGCGTTCGAGTATCAGCAATTCGATCAAAGAAGAATGGCGAAACACCACTCGAAAAGGCTTGAGTATAACTGACGGAAAACCCCGTATAGTCAAGAAAATCCTTCGCAAAATTCCCAACTTCCCCAGACAAACCTAAAGTTCCAAATAGTGCAGCTTGATTGGCTCCATTGGAATAAAAAGAGTTAACACCTTGCAAAACTACAACGGCATCAAGCCTTGGTACAATCGGTTTGGGAGAGAAACGTAATCCTGACTCCTTTTCGGCTGGCGCTGGCTCACCACGCAGCAAGGGAAATGCTCGACTTACAATCGCAGCACCTTGCACACGGATTAATGAACTAACCTCATTAGGCTGTATATCAGATCGTAATGCACCAACAAGCTGAGCGGAAATTTGATAGCTTAAAGATATTTTGGAATCTCCAAGAACGTAATTTGGTGATAGTAAAGTAGTTCCTAAAAGATTATTTACATCTTGAAACCCTAACGAACCATTGAAAATCTGATCGCGAAAAGCATACTGTGATAGCAATGTATAATCGCCAAACACAGGCACTCGATAGCTAGCATTAGCCCTCAGTACCGAATCAAGTTTCGATATGTTTAGTCCTGATAAACTAGCTCTCGCGGATAAACTCTGTCCATTGTCAAAAGCACCATTTAGGGTCGCAACAACCCCAAAGATATCAAAACCCAAGATATTGGAGCTAGACAAGGCTCTCTGCAATAGGATTTGTGGCGATACTTGAAAACTTAAATTCGGTTGAGTAACGACATCAAAACTTTGTTGATAGAAAACACCATCGCGATCGCGTTTGTCAAAGCCCACTAGGGCAGGAGCAAACCGCTGAAATCGATCGATAATGACACTGTTAACTGGAAATGGCAGTGAAAATCCTTGATCAAAAAAGATTCTAGGAGATTCTAATTCGAGACGACTTTGAGTTGCGGAAATCGGGGTTAAAGTGGCTTTGCTAGTGACTAACTCTAATTCAGGTGGGCTAAAGGGATCATTCGTAACGCGCAAATTTTCGGCTGTCCAATTGTCGCCATCCAAAATTAACCGATCAGCGATAAATCCAAAGCGGCGTACCTGTCCTTCAGCAGTATCACCTGAGCCTGTTGCCGATATAGTAATTGAGTTAGTAGCTATTTCCGCAGGTGTTCGTGACACTTCAGAACTGACTAAAGTACCAAGGTCAACAGCTCCCGAAGCCTTAAGTAGCTCCCCTTTAACAGTGCCATAGTTATATGTAAGTTTTGTACCCCGAATCTTTTGATTACCACGGGTAAAAAATACATTCCCATCCGCAATTACTTCTTGGCTCTTAGTATTTAATTGAACCCGATCAGCTATTAATTCTGATTTTTTATACTTAATTACAACCTTGCCTTCAGCCACAAATACCTGTGTATTAATGTCATATTCTTGGCGATCGCTAACAACGTTTAAGATCTCCCCCTGAGGTGGTGGTAAAACAGGACGAGGCTTATCCTTAGGCTTAGGTTTCGGTAGACTATTAGGCTTAATTGGTCCGACTTGAGCCACTTTAGTCGATTGGATCAATTTCCTTGCGATCGCGTCGGGATCGGGCAAAGATTCCAGAAAAAGCTCAAGTTGCGATCGCACCTCAATCGGCAATTCAACGGCAAATCTCGTCGCGATATGATCGTTTAGCGCTGGCGTCGATGCTAGCGTGCGTTGAGAGCGTTCCTGTCTTACCTCAGCATAGTTGCTAGGCGGCAGTTGTGATGAAGGTAGTGGTAAAAAGTCCATACACAACTAAGTCTACAGGATTTTTCGCTGAGATGAAAAGGAGAAGATCGCTTAGTGGCAAATCTAACGATAAAATCACACCATTGACATACTTTTTTGATGTTTGTCGTCGCCTTTAGTTGCTAAAGGCGGCGACAAACCTTATTAGTTAACGCAAGTTCGATCTAGCTATTTGCACCGTGCTTCGCAGGACAAAAGCTAAAAAATGGGAGAATCGCTTTGTGATTCTTCCCATTTTTAGCTTTTATCGAACTAACCTTTAGTTACGAATTTGGACAGGCATGAGCAGATATGTCATTTTAGTT containing:
- the msrB gene encoding peptide-methionine (R)-S-oxide reductase MsrB, giving the protein MKKRDLLITGIALIGGAWLLKSWRSPSIHSEDSQDLAIAVDLDINSTKATKKYPIMKTEEEWKQILTPEQFKVLRKHGTERAFTSPLDKEYGKGTYNCAGCDLPLFTSDTKFNSGTGWPSFFQPIEGAIATTVDNSFFMKRIEVHCSRCGGHLGHVFNDGPKPTGQRYCMNGVSLKFIPS
- a CDS encoding DUF3769 domain-containing protein, whose translation is MDFLPLPSSQLPPSNYAEVRQERSQRTLASTPALNDHIATRFAVELPIEVRSQLELFLESLPDPDAIARKLIQSTKVAQVGPIKPNSLPKPKPKDKPRPVLPPPQGEILNVVSDRQEYDINTQVFVAEGKVVIKYKKSELIADRVQLNTKSQEVIADGNVFFTRGNQKIRGTKLTYNYGTVKGELLKASGAVDLGTLVSSEVSRTPAEIATNSITISATGSGDTAEGQVRRFGFIADRLILDGDNWTAENLRVTNDPFSPPELELVTSKATLTPISATQSRLELESPRIFFDQGFSLPFPVNSVIIDRFQRFAPALVGFDKRDRDGVFYQQSFDVVTQPNLSFQVSPQILLQRALSSSNILGFDIFGVVATLNGAFDNGQSLSARASLSGLNISKLDSVLRANASYRVPVFGDYTLLSQYAFRDQIFNGSLGFQDVNNLLGTTLLSPNYVLGDSKISLSYQISAQLVGALRSDIQPNEVSSLIRVQGAAIVSRAFPLLRGEPAPAEKESGLRFSPKPIVPRLDAVVVLQGVNSFYSNGANQAALFGTLGLSGEVGNFAKDFLDYTGFSVSYTQAFSSGVSPFFFDRIADTRTLTAGIVQQIYGPIRVGIQQSWSLDTGNLFDSVYSLEYARRTYSVIVRYNPNQGLGEFLLRISDFNWTRPPSNVTNVQNGIEQRN
- a CDS encoding S-(hydroxymethyl)glutathione dehydrogenase/class III alcohol dehydrogenase; the protein is MDVKAAVAFAAGQPLKIETVQLDPPKAGEVLVEIKATGVCHTDAFTLSGDDPEGLFPAILGHEGAGVVVEVGAGVTSLKAGDRVIPLYTPECRNCSYCLSGKTNLCQAIRVTQGQGLMPDGTSRFSINGEKIHHYMGTSTFANYTVLPEIALAKIRDDAPFEKVCYIGCGVTTGIGAVINTAKVEVGSNVVIFGLGGIGLNVIQACRMVGANMIVGVDINPKKRALAEKMGMTHFVNPLEVEGDLVPYLVDLTKGGADYTFECIGRTQTMRQALECCHKGWGVSVIVGVAGAGQEISTRPFQLVTGRVWKGTAFGGAKGRTDVPKIVDWYMEGKIDIDSLITNVMPIEQINEAFDMMHRGDAIRTVLTF
- a CDS encoding superoxide dismutase, yielding MAFELPPLPYAQDALAASGMSAETLSFHYGKHHKAYVDNLNNLIKDTDLADKSLEEIIKISYKEGKAGIFNNAAQVWNHTFYWNGIKPAGGGAPTGALLDAINASFGSLDNFKTEFKNAGATQFGSGWAWLVAEGGTLKITKTPNAENPLIHEGQVPLLTMDVWEHAYYLDFQNSRPNFMANFVEKLINWDFVAANFAAV
- a CDS encoding ATP-binding protein, which translates into the protein MSDKTFQKIIGNNNTQIGSIENVESVSITYTCSGCVGVIAQIAQASITLRAKPISKLPKPFHKLVGRNKEVEIALNTLPTTEPVEFYGVAGIGKSVLLQYLANHPHISSSFPEVIIYYDVAYKETPLDILQRILQSFYEVEKGYVASEIQVANFLKNKKPLIILDSSGLSKEDKEILINTLPDSSFLFSSHERHFWGNGRSKELSGLDLNASLELVKQTLERELMPLELDDAKKLCNILEGNPRKIFQEVELVRDGKYTFALLAKQSESNKFNRSGLIISVLSQPHRLVLSFLAAIGINVSIGADAVAHIAELSESSAILTDLASQGLVKVVNDRFQIVSDLVNEMQSSIDVSTWITKATQFFTSWTKQHQDLPEIVLQESDVILRVMELSISSGNALEVVELGKVVESAYAISGQWGRWEIVLKWVQEASQIIGDEAIKAFALHQRGTRALCLNQMESAQKYLTQALVIRESIGDQASIGVTKHNLNLILKTPSGSPKKSSNNNSSLLWKSSIPIFLLVMISFGLLRQTNTTPTTNPELLKQSIESLWQGVKSLSDTQLLNLISIFQESFGQGMKSFGGSLVNLLPKLKSIELSSQTVKAGESVKVRVVLDNPVTPETSKIELVSSNFRVKEASGNINNNIEVGKNYGEFEFSIPQDLQDFPEITISAIYNGERKNVTLKVIKQEPEAISIEDLRFQENSIKQCMNKDNITTNLEVLLNKSIQSGEREIALASSNPNIIFSKKVPITDEDTNPKIIPVTITTPKQQTLGQQVVNISAALIPQSQNINSLSQKKTASLTIEYIKPPVLKNIKLEKKVITVDFDNTIKGTSIYSNSFVIGTVEVDSFMTNKGILEISSNQKDRISKPEITSNGKIFKFKFSLQKLKGDSPSKSIPITITAIYSDSSITNTCAPAPISETITLDFPI